A region of Pyxidicoccus parkwaysis DNA encodes the following proteins:
- a CDS encoding DEAD/DEAH box helicase, whose amino-acid sequence MKAPPPPAAPPNATFDSLGLKPALVEALNTLGYEEPTPIQAAALPPLLAGKDLLGIAATGTGKTAAFALPLLHHLTPGKSRPNTTSALVLVPTRELAMQVSEAIHRYGQKLGVSVLPLYGGQVIGQQLRVLKRGVDVVVATPGRALDHLRRGTLQLDDVRTVVLDEADEMLDMGFAEDLEAILSGTPEDRQTALFSATLPPRIATIAENHLRDPVRVKIAREKVEQGEMPRVRQTAYIVPRAFKIATLGRLLDVESPSAAIIFCRTRTEVDDLTVSLNGRGWRAHALHGGMTQEQRDRVIKQLKSQGTDLLVATDVAARGLDIPRLSHVVNFDVPNAPEAYVHRIGRTGRAGREGVAITLVEPREHRLLRNIERVTGQRIEVSTVPTVADLREKRKELLRSSLREALVAGELDSLRSVVEDLASEFDAMDIAAAALKLYQDSQDEGRESSEEEIPTVAPPKDRPERPGKFGGPGGRPDRGAKGRGGPPSWDITRLWIGAGRRAGMRPADLVGAIAGEAGLDSSRIGAIQIGDSFSLVEVPEPDANRIIAALKETTLRGRKVLVRKDRG is encoded by the coding sequence GTGAAAGCCCCCCCTCCTCCCGCCGCCCCTCCCAACGCCACCTTCGACTCCCTGGGCCTCAAGCCCGCGCTCGTCGAGGCGCTCAACACGCTTGGCTACGAGGAGCCCACGCCCATCCAGGCCGCGGCGCTTCCGCCGCTGCTCGCCGGCAAGGACTTGCTCGGCATCGCCGCCACCGGCACCGGCAAGACGGCCGCCTTCGCCCTGCCGCTGCTCCACCACCTGACGCCGGGCAAGAGCCGCCCGAATACCACCTCCGCGCTGGTGCTCGTCCCCACGCGCGAGCTGGCCATGCAGGTCTCCGAGGCCATCCACCGCTACGGCCAGAAGCTCGGCGTCAGCGTGCTCCCGCTCTACGGCGGGCAGGTCATCGGCCAGCAGCTCCGCGTGCTCAAGCGCGGCGTGGACGTCGTCGTCGCCACCCCGGGCCGCGCGCTGGACCACCTTCGCCGCGGCACGCTCCAGCTCGACGACGTGCGCACCGTCGTCCTCGACGAGGCCGACGAGATGCTCGACATGGGCTTCGCGGAGGACCTGGAGGCCATCCTCTCCGGCACGCCGGAAGACAGGCAGACGGCCCTCTTCTCCGCCACGCTGCCGCCGCGCATCGCCACCATCGCGGAGAACCACCTACGCGACCCGGTGCGCGTGAAGATTGCCCGCGAGAAGGTGGAGCAGGGCGAGATGCCCCGCGTCCGCCAGACGGCGTACATCGTCCCGCGCGCGTTCAAGATTGCCACCCTGGGCCGCCTGCTCGACGTGGAGTCCCCGTCCGCCGCCATCATCTTCTGCCGCACCCGCACCGAGGTGGATGACCTCACCGTGTCCCTCAACGGCCGCGGCTGGCGCGCGCACGCGCTGCACGGCGGCATGACGCAGGAGCAGAGAGACCGGGTCATCAAGCAGCTCAAGTCGCAGGGCACGGACCTGCTCGTGGCCACGGACGTGGCGGCGCGCGGGCTGGACATCCCCCGGCTGTCGCACGTGGTGAACTTCGACGTGCCCAACGCGCCGGAGGCCTACGTGCACCGCATCGGCCGCACGGGCCGCGCCGGCCGCGAGGGCGTAGCAATCACCCTGGTGGAGCCGCGCGAGCACCGGCTCCTGCGCAACATCGAGCGCGTCACCGGCCAGCGCATCGAGGTGTCCACCGTCCCCACCGTCGCGGACCTGCGCGAGAAGCGGAAGGAGCTGCTGCGGTCCTCGCTGCGAGAGGCGCTGGTGGCCGGCGAGCTCGACTCCCTGCGCAGCGTGGTGGAGGACCTGGCCTCGGAGTTCGACGCCATGGACATCGCCGCCGCCGCGCTGAAGCTCTACCAGGACTCACAGGACGAGGGCCGCGAGTCGAGCGAGGAGGAAATCCCCACCGTCGCCCCTCCGAAGGACCGGCCCGAGCGACCCGGCAAGTTCGGCGGGCCCGGTGGCCGTCCGGACCGCGGCGCCAAGGGGCGCGGAGGCCCGCCGTCGTGGGACATCACCCGGCTGTGGATTGGCGCGGGCCGGCGCGCGGGCATGCGGCCGGCGGACCTGGTGGGCGCCATCGCCGGTGAGGCGGGGCTCGACTCGTCGCGCATCGGCGCCATCCAGATTGGCGACAGCTTCTCGCTGGTGGAGGTGCCGGAGCCGGATGCCAACCGCATCATCGCCGCGCTGAAGGAGACGACGCTGCGCGGCCGCAAGGTGCTGGTGCGCAAGGACCGCGGCTAG
- a CDS encoding TonB-dependent receptor — MSPKNPRTPGIRSSVGHSGGVRAALRPWGQAAVGLASALAATSAVAQEPATAPVDPATQPAVQVEGAEKAGATEATPAAPQSGTDTTTQPSEQGTENTFVLPTVKVEGEAERGYQAKESSLTRLPKPLVQTPQTVTVVTEEVLEEQQVTTVREALRNVSGITVSAGEGGRQGDVFILRGFSAQNDISRDGARDLGWYSRDTFNLEGVEAYFGPSSVLFGRGSTGGAINVVTKKPKKTSFQEVSLSGGTAPSGRLAVDLNQALSEDFQLRLNAMGELSSAASRDVVKDNRAGIAPSLRYQLGENTTFEADYLFQRESGVPDYGEPYYNSYPVSTSLDVPRNSFYGVEGEDKTRVDAHVASGRLLQRFGEGLLLTNTLRFGRVDRFSRPTSPRGLTPTVDPTTIGRQRYETETDNSYLANLADVRGNFETGLLKHTTNAGVELTWEKRGQDRYNLNAVGLPTGANLPADLFDPDPQPDLSSVQRVFSTANTTLQRTLGLYAADQVEIGKYVEVLGSIRYDVFNTDYVTTAATGVKTRFESSDHLFNWRAGLVLKPTEKTSVYGMYGTSANPSAEVAQLAADTVSLEPEKNNIVEVGAKGQFLGDKLGLTGAVFRITKTNARVPNTDPDGPPTVLEGEQRVQGFNVGVAGTVTSDLRVLANYTLMDSAITEHTNPYLVGQRLQNTPRHSLSLWTTYQVIEHLSVGGGAVYQDVTSVSNPTSAATPTNYVPNFWRFDAFASYEWDKAQFQLNVYNLTDTLYYDQYYAGHAVPADGVSALLTARYRF; from the coding sequence ATGTCCCCCAAGAATCCCCGCACCCCAGGCATCCGCTCGTCCGTCGGTCACTCCGGAGGCGTGCGCGCGGCGCTGCGTCCGTGGGGCCAGGCCGCGGTCGGCCTCGCGTCGGCGCTCGCCGCCACCAGCGCCGTCGCCCAGGAGCCCGCCACCGCCCCGGTGGACCCGGCCACGCAGCCAGCGGTGCAGGTGGAGGGCGCGGAGAAGGCGGGCGCCACCGAGGCGACTCCGGCGGCTCCCCAGTCCGGCACGGACACGACGACGCAGCCGTCCGAGCAGGGCACCGAGAACACCTTCGTGCTCCCCACCGTGAAGGTGGAGGGCGAGGCGGAGCGCGGCTATCAGGCGAAGGAGAGCAGCCTCACGCGCCTGCCGAAGCCGCTGGTCCAGACGCCGCAGACCGTCACCGTCGTCACGGAGGAGGTGCTCGAGGAGCAACAGGTGACGACGGTGCGCGAGGCGCTGCGCAACGTCTCCGGCATCACGGTGAGCGCGGGCGAGGGCGGCCGCCAGGGTGACGTCTTCATCCTCCGTGGCTTCTCCGCGCAGAACGACATCTCCCGCGACGGCGCTCGCGACCTCGGCTGGTACTCGCGCGACACGTTCAACCTGGAGGGCGTGGAGGCCTACTTCGGTCCATCCTCCGTCCTCTTCGGCCGTGGCTCCACCGGCGGCGCCATCAACGTCGTCACCAAGAAGCCCAAGAAGACCTCCTTCCAGGAGGTCTCCCTGAGCGGCGGCACCGCGCCCTCCGGTCGCCTCGCGGTGGACCTCAACCAGGCCCTCTCCGAGGACTTCCAGCTGCGCCTCAACGCCATGGGCGAGCTGAGCAGCGCCGCGTCCCGCGACGTCGTCAAGGACAACCGTGCGGGCATCGCACCCTCGCTGCGCTACCAACTCGGGGAGAACACCACCTTCGAGGCCGACTACCTCTTCCAGCGCGAGTCCGGCGTCCCCGACTACGGCGAGCCGTACTACAACAGCTACCCCGTCTCCACGTCGCTCGACGTGCCGCGCAACTCCTTCTACGGCGTGGAGGGCGAGGACAAGACGCGGGTGGACGCGCACGTCGCCAGCGGCCGGCTGCTCCAGCGCTTCGGTGAGGGACTGCTGCTGACGAACACGCTGCGCTTCGGGCGCGTGGACCGATTCTCCCGGCCCACGTCGCCGCGCGGCCTCACGCCGACCGTCGACCCCACCACCATCGGTCGCCAGCGCTACGAGACGGAGACGGACAACTCGTACCTCGCCAACCTCGCGGACGTGCGCGGCAACTTCGAGACGGGCTTGCTCAAGCACACCACCAACGCCGGTGTGGAGCTGACGTGGGAGAAGCGCGGCCAGGACCGCTACAACCTCAACGCCGTGGGCCTGCCCACCGGCGCCAACCTCCCCGCGGACCTGTTCGACCCGGATCCGCAGCCGGACCTGTCCTCCGTGCAACGCGTCTTCAGCACCGCCAACACCACCCTGCAGCGCACCCTCGGCCTGTATGCCGCGGACCAGGTGGAGATCGGCAAGTACGTCGAGGTGCTCGGCTCCATCCGCTATGACGTCTTCAACACGGACTACGTCACCACCGCGGCCACGGGCGTGAAGACGCGGTTCGAGAGCAGCGACCATCTCTTCAACTGGCGCGCGGGCCTCGTCCTGAAGCCCACGGAGAAGACGAGCGTGTACGGTATGTACGGCACGTCCGCCAACCCGTCCGCGGAGGTGGCGCAGCTCGCGGCGGACACGGTGAGCCTGGAGCCGGAGAAGAACAACATCGTCGAGGTGGGCGCCAAGGGGCAGTTCCTCGGCGACAAGCTCGGGCTGACGGGCGCGGTGTTCCGCATCACCAAGACGAACGCGCGCGTGCCCAACACGGACCCGGACGGGCCGCCGACGGTGCTCGAGGGTGAGCAGCGCGTCCAGGGCTTCAACGTGGGCGTGGCGGGCACGGTGACGAGCGACCTGCGCGTGCTGGCCAACTACACGCTGATGGACTCCGCGATTACGGAGCACACCAACCCGTACCTCGTGGGCCAGCGGCTTCAGAACACGCCGCGCCACAGCCTCTCGCTGTGGACCACGTACCAGGTGATTGAGCATCTGTCCGTGGGTGGCGGCGCCGTCTACCAGGACGTGACGAGCGTCAGCAACCCGACCTCGGCCGCGACGCCGACGAACTACGTGCCCAACTTCTGGCGCTTCGATGCGTTCGCCAGCTACGAGTGGGACAAGGCGCAGTTCCAGCTCAACGTGTACAACCTCACGGATACGCTCTACTACGACCAGTACTACGCGGGTCACGCCGTCCCCGCGGACGGCGTCTCCGCGCTGCTGACCGCGCGCTACCGCTTCTAG
- a CDS encoding PepSY-associated TM helix domain-containing protein: MNRTFRNVIFWIHLVVGLVAGLVILVMSLTGTAIAFESQIVEWAERDARRVQVPAPDAARLTVDDLLARVRAARPEAQPSGITVYPEPEAAVLVNLGRESLVYVNPYTGEVKEGGAQGWRNFFHTMEELHRWLAAQGESRAVGKALTGASNVVFLFLAVSGLYLWWPRKWTLRAMRPSLWFRRGLKGKARDWNWHNVIGFWSLPVILVLTASGMVISYRWASDLVFTMTGNAPPANQGPPGGASVKVTPPAPGAERMKLDALFAEARKGTPQWKSMTLRLGGAPRPGGPQGAPGQEGRQGPRGEGRGGEGAQAPSMDGRGAEGAQARAAEGAPNMEGRGGESRGNGEGRGGRGNGEGRGGESRGNGEGRGGGVDALTFTLREQGAWPLFATTQVSLDPFTAQVAKQEGYADYNSGRKLRTWLRFLHTGEALGWIGQLIAAIASFGGSVLVYTGVALALRRFFPRRNASTVSAREAAAAPVQPEPETTA; encoded by the coding sequence ATGAATCGCACGTTCCGCAATGTCATCTTCTGGATCCACCTGGTGGTGGGCCTCGTCGCCGGGCTCGTCATCCTGGTCATGTCGCTGACGGGAACGGCGATTGCGTTCGAGTCCCAGATTGTCGAGTGGGCGGAGCGTGATGCGCGGCGGGTGCAGGTGCCCGCGCCGGACGCGGCCCGGCTGACCGTGGACGACTTGCTGGCCCGCGTGCGCGCGGCGCGTCCGGAGGCACAGCCCTCGGGCATCACCGTGTACCCAGAGCCCGAGGCGGCGGTGCTGGTGAACCTGGGACGCGAGAGCCTCGTCTACGTGAATCCGTACACGGGCGAGGTGAAGGAGGGTGGCGCGCAGGGGTGGCGCAACTTCTTCCACACCATGGAGGAACTGCACCGGTGGCTGGCGGCGCAGGGTGAGAGCCGCGCGGTGGGCAAGGCGCTGACGGGCGCGAGCAACGTGGTGTTCCTGTTCCTCGCCGTGTCCGGCCTGTACCTGTGGTGGCCGCGCAAGTGGACGCTGCGCGCGATGCGGCCGTCGCTGTGGTTCCGGCGCGGGCTGAAGGGCAAGGCGCGCGACTGGAACTGGCACAACGTCATCGGCTTCTGGTCGCTGCCGGTCATCCTCGTGCTCACCGCGTCGGGCATGGTGATTTCGTACCGGTGGGCGTCGGACCTGGTGTTCACGATGACGGGCAATGCGCCGCCCGCGAACCAGGGCCCGCCGGGAGGCGCGTCGGTGAAGGTGACGCCGCCTGCGCCGGGTGCGGAGCGGATGAAGCTGGACGCGCTCTTCGCGGAGGCGCGCAAGGGCACGCCGCAGTGGAAGTCGATGACGCTGCGCCTCGGAGGCGCGCCGCGTCCGGGTGGCCCGCAGGGTGCGCCGGGGCAGGAAGGCCGTCAGGGGCCGCGCGGTGAAGGGCGGGGTGGAGAGGGCGCGCAGGCGCCGAGCATGGACGGGCGTGGCGCCGAGGGCGCGCAGGCGCGTGCCGCCGAGGGTGCGCCGAACATGGAGGGGCGCGGCGGTGAGTCGCGCGGTAACGGTGAGGGACGTGGCGGTCGCGGCAATGGCGAAGGGCGCGGCGGTGAGTCGCGCGGCAACGGTGAGGGACGCGGTGGCGGAGTCGACGCCCTGACCTTCACCCTCCGCGAGCAGGGCGCGTGGCCGCTCTTCGCCACGACGCAGGTGTCGCTGGACCCGTTCACCGCCCAGGTCGCGAAGCAGGAGGGCTACGCGGACTACAACAGCGGCCGCAAGCTGCGCACATGGTTGCGCTTCCTCCACACCGGTGAGGCGCTCGGCTGGATTGGCCAGCTCATCGCGGCGATTGCCTCGTTCGGTGGCTCCGTCCTCGTGTACACGGGCGTCGCGCTGGCATTGCGCCGCTTCTTCCCGCGCCGCAACGCGAGCACCGTCTCCGCTCGCGAAGCCGCTGCTGCCCCCGTGCAGCCAGAACCCGAGACGACCGCGTAG
- a CDS encoding Fe2+-dependent dioxygenase: MMLHIPNVLGAEQVARCRDVMERASWADGRITAGYQSGQVKKNLQLPESSPEARELGDLVLAGLEKSALFISAVLPQRVFPPLFNRYEPGMTFGSHVDNAIRRIPGTPDRVRTDVSATLFISEPDSYDGGELVVEDTYGSHAVKLPAGDLIIYPATSLHHVTPVTRGVRLASFFWVQSMVRDVSRRALLFDMDTAIQQLTQEVPRSPALVMLTGTYHNLLRQWAEP; this comes from the coding sequence ATGATGCTGCACATCCCCAACGTCCTCGGCGCCGAGCAGGTAGCACGCTGCCGCGACGTCATGGAGAGGGCTTCCTGGGCCGACGGCCGCATCACCGCCGGCTACCAGTCCGGACAGGTGAAGAAGAACCTCCAGCTCCCCGAGTCCAGTCCGGAGGCGCGGGAGCTGGGGGACCTCGTCCTGGCGGGGCTGGAGAAGAGCGCGCTGTTCATCTCGGCCGTGCTGCCGCAGCGCGTGTTCCCTCCGCTGTTCAACCGCTACGAGCCGGGCATGACGTTCGGCTCGCACGTGGACAACGCCATTCGCAGGATTCCGGGGACGCCGGACCGCGTCCGCACGGACGTCTCCGCCACGCTCTTCATCTCCGAGCCTGACAGCTACGACGGCGGCGAGTTGGTGGTGGAGGACACCTACGGCAGCCACGCGGTGAAGCTGCCGGCGGGAGACCTCATCATCTACCCGGCGACGAGCCTGCACCACGTCACGCCGGTGACGCGCGGCGTGCGGCTCGCGTCGTTCTTCTGGGTGCAGAGCATGGTGCGGGACGTGTCCAGGCGCGCGCTGCTCTTCGACATGGACACGGCCATTCAGCAGCTCACCCAGGAGGTGCCCAGGAGCCCCGCCCTGGTGATGCTCACGGGCACGTACCACAACCTCCTGAGGCAGTGGGCCGAGCCCTGA